Proteins from a genomic interval of Methanoplanus endosymbiosus:
- a CDS encoding class I SAM-dependent methyltransferase yields MADSGKNHEIAGVYPDYNEIWKRAVRLNNSSKGTSDCVSHWRDKESVYEFIRSDEILGGERIKWVVESLGLKPGDRVLDIGAGPGTISLEIAKVCSHLTAVEPSDVMAEVFKERACEAGISDYNIVQKRWEDIIPGKDIFGMYDIVISSFALGMEDLRDSLIKMNQVCRGSVHIYYHANPLPWEDMRSALWKRLHGIEYVPVPKADLLMAVLYQLGIYPDLSCRKFVSENDFGSEDEMASFYASKMRVTDDAGKKIIVEYLLDIADYNDNNGQFVIEETGIKAHLWWNFRH; encoded by the coding sequence ATGGCTGATTCAGGGAAAAATCATGAAATTGCGGGTGTATATCCGGATTACAACGAAATCTGGAAGCGTGCTGTCCGCCTCAACAACTCTTCAAAGGGTACTTCTGACTGTGTATCGCACTGGAGGGATAAAGAGAGTGTCTATGAATTCATCAGGTCAGATGAAATTCTTGGCGGTGAGAGAATAAAGTGGGTTGTGGAATCTCTGGGTCTAAAACCCGGAGACAGGGTTCTTGATATAGGTGCAGGACCGGGAACGATATCACTTGAGATTGCAAAGGTCTGTTCCCATCTTACGGCTGTAGAACCTTCAGATGTGATGGCAGAGGTATTTAAGGAGAGAGCCTGTGAGGCAGGCATTTCAGATTATAATATTGTACAGAAGAGATGGGAGGATATTATTCCCGGAAAGGATATTTTTGGCATGTATGACATTGTAATCTCATCCTTTGCACTTGGAATGGAGGATTTGAGGGATTCGCTGATAAAAATGAATCAGGTATGCCGGGGTTCTGTTCATATCTATTATCATGCAAATCCTCTGCCCTGGGAGGATATGAGAAGTGCCCTGTGGAAGCGACTCCACGGTATAGAATATGTCCCTGTGCCAAAGGCTGATCTCCTGATGGCAGTGTTATATCAGCTTGGAATTTACCCCGACCTTTCCTGCCGGAAATTTGTCTCTGAAAACGATTTTGGCAGTGAAGATGAGATGGCTTCATTTTATGCCTCTAAGATGAGAGTTACAGACGATGCCGGGAAAAAAATAATTGTTGAATATCTTCTGGATATTGCAGATTATAATGATAATAATGGTCAGTTTGTAATTGAGGAGACCGGTATAAAAGCGCACCTGTGGTGGAATTTCCGGCACTGA
- a CDS encoding FHA domain-containing protein, with amino-acid sequence MPAEKNPETVYLENDDEFLEELSDYLDVLSNPTRLKILKAIENVPKDIREISYEVGVSYENTKKHIQKLNTAGVIRKETGISSRSSKGIHPVWKYSLMPGGLDSVFSNLQIFSCFNLTPGTEHISERVNALKEEIMAGIRPDIPAVIIIGGPEDGRIWPISEDKIRIGRADNDSTYAAEEGDVIISEFHSAVSRISKPHCRIIRENESWFIEDIKSTGGTYINGDEAEKGIRTEIFDGNTIELSRSTKGGKMIFCAGRKV; translated from the coding sequence ATGCCTGCAGAAAAAAACCCTGAGACTGTCTATCTTGAAAACGATGACGAATTTTTGGAAGAGCTTTCAGATTACCTTGATGTCCTCTCAAACCCTACAAGGCTTAAAATCCTTAAAGCCATTGAAAACGTCCCGAAAGACATACGTGAGATCTCATATGAAGTAGGTGTATCATATGAAAATACAAAGAAGCACATTCAGAAACTGAATACTGCCGGAGTTATCAGAAAGGAGACAGGCATCAGCAGCAGATCATCAAAAGGCATCCATCCGGTATGGAAATACTCACTTATGCCCGGAGGGCTTGATTCAGTATTCAGTAACCTTCAGATCTTCTCATGCTTTAACCTGACACCCGGAACTGAGCATATCAGCGAGAGAGTGAATGCACTTAAAGAGGAGATTATGGCAGGAATCAGGCCTGATATTCCGGCTGTAATTATCATAGGAGGGCCTGAAGATGGAAGAATATGGCCAATTTCAGAGGATAAGATAAGAATCGGCCGTGCAGACAATGACTCAACATATGCAGCAGAAGAGGGGGATGTAATCATCTCAGAGTTCCATTCCGCTGTATCAAGAATATCAAAACCCCACTGCCGGATAATACGTGAGAATGAGAGTTGGTTTATTGAGGATATTAAGAGCACAGGCGGGACGTATATTAATGGAGATGAAGCAGAAAAAGGAATAAGAACGGAGATCTTTGATGGTAACACCATTGAACTTTCAAGGAGCACAAAAGGCGGAAAGATGATCTTCTGTGCAGGCAGAAAGGTATAA
- a CDS encoding Coenzyme F420 hydrogenase/dehydrogenase, beta subunit C-terminal domain: MKRKNYEDLKAEVWDTGRCSGCGACIAVCPADAIVFSTDDGSDNPVNTGYCKEVVDCVPCGACYAVCPRTDAVTIPKDVTGEYRRIVPAKSSFEITGKQSGGAVSAILLDGLERGTIDAVITISEDGWTRKPYSVMITSKEAILMKAGSRYNWHVPVLTALNEAVVGRKYSKIAIVGTPCVVQAARLMKESTNDLVKPFGNAIRLIVGLFCTESFDYDKLMQGKLKAEMNIEPWQIRRMDVKGKLEITTDREVVDLPLAELEDCIKEGCRICTDFTGLMSDLSAGSVGSEPDYTTLVIRNDAGEGFVSNAVESGKLEISGEINLGLIEKLSRAKLSRA; this comes from the coding sequence ATGAAAAGAAAAAATTATGAAGATTTGAAGGCTGAAGTGTGGGATACCGGCAGATGCTCAGGCTGCGGTGCCTGTATTGCAGTTTGCCCTGCTGACGCAATTGTCTTTTCAACAGATGACGGATCTGATAATCCGGTGAACACAGGCTACTGCAAGGAAGTTGTTGACTGTGTTCCCTGCGGTGCATGCTATGCTGTATGTCCAAGAACTGATGCTGTCACAATTCCAAAGGATGTAACCGGAGAATACAGAAGGATTGTTCCGGCAAAGTCCTCCTTTGAGATTACCGGAAAGCAGAGCGGTGGTGCAGTCTCTGCCATTCTCCTTGACGGGCTTGAGCGCGGGACAATTGATGCGGTAATTACCATCTCTGAGGATGGATGGACAAGAAAACCATACTCTGTAATGATAACTTCAAAGGAAGCAATTCTTATGAAGGCCGGAAGCAGGTACAACTGGCATGTTCCTGTTCTGACTGCGTTAAACGAAGCAGTTGTAGGCAGAAAGTACTCAAAGATAGCTATAGTCGGAACTCCCTGTGTCGTTCAGGCTGCAAGGCTGATGAAAGAGAGCACAAACGATCTTGTTAAGCCGTTTGGCAATGCAATACGCCTCATTGTCGGTCTTTTCTGCACTGAGTCTTTTGATTATGATAAGTTAATGCAGGGTAAACTGAAGGCTGAAATGAACATTGAACCCTGGCAGATCAGACGAATGGATGTTAAGGGTAAACTTGAGATTACCACTGACAGGGAAGTTGTGGATCTTCCTCTTGCAGAGCTTGAAGACTGTATTAAGGAAGGATGCAGAATCTGTACTGACTTTACCGGTCTTATGTCTGACCTCTCGGCCGGATCTGTTGGTTCTGAGCCGGATTATACCACGCTTGTCATCCGGAATGATGCCGGAGAAGGTTTTGTATCCAATGCTGTTGAGAGTGGAAAGCTTGAGATCTCCGGAGAGATCAATCTTGGGCTGATTGAGAAACTCTCACGCGCAAAGCTTTCAAGGGCTTAA
- a CDS encoding serine/threonine protein kinase has protein sequence MNLDINTNSSKGILFLLIISLVLLANPVCADDNEIFPFSINQTPGSSPANNSLYPDHSGNDETIISDTNNVISHSNDVNGIFNADNGFQTDYSGKENQPGKENQSGNLSTTGTLDEYTDKYTIRFFSNIYFLLILFISAWVVLLAHIAEKESSERYTYKKKPFLTAFLILAYMLQGLYLFFITITMTSGVGLEDIGGTGPLENFFISWISLSLSLGCIYMAYSIIEKRNGIFVWCLTMILTVLLLSATLFIIRPDSEVQIYMTVATGIIALLINGSYFAMIKRYPAFNPNDTVITGTSDRRYSEYFSDKNLMKDQNTKLSSFPDILKERYMQDEFIGRGGMAKVFKVKRRRDGKIVALKIPIYLDEKTGINLFREMNIWKNLDHKNIVHVFDLNILPVPFVEMEYFRDSLAGLKKPADERESAAIISGIAEGLSYAHERGIVHRDIKPQNILLTEDNIPKIADWGLGKLVMENTETGTMAFSLHYAAPEQVLPKRFGRCDRRTDIFQLSVICYELLTGELPFSGDGIGEFTTAIISDEPKPPSYYSPELQKYDDFILKGLEKYPDNRYSSVEEFISALKKCR, from the coding sequence ATGAATTTGGATATAAATACAAATAGCAGTAAAGGGATTTTATTCCTGCTGATAATCTCATTAGTATTACTTGCAAATCCTGTCTGTGCAGATGACAATGAAATATTTCCATTCAGCATAAATCAGACACCAGGCAGTAGTCCGGCAAATAATTCATTATATCCGGATCATTCCGGAAATGATGAGACAATAATATCAGACACAAACAATGTAATATCACATAGCAACGATGTAAACGGAATTTTCAATGCTGATAACGGATTTCAAACAGATTATTCCGGCAAAGAAAATCAGCCAGGTAAAGAGAATCAGTCCGGGAATCTGAGTACAACAGGCACACTGGATGAATACACTGACAAATATACAATCAGATTTTTCTCAAACATCTACTTTCTTCTGATCCTCTTTATATCAGCATGGGTTGTGCTTCTTGCCCACATTGCCGAAAAAGAGTCCTCTGAGAGATATACCTACAAAAAAAAGCCATTTCTCACTGCATTTCTCATACTTGCATATATGCTTCAGGGGCTGTACCTCTTTTTTATCACCATTACAATGACCTCAGGGGTCGGACTTGAAGATATCGGAGGCACAGGTCCGCTTGAAAACTTCTTCATATCCTGGATCTCCCTCTCGCTCTCACTGGGGTGTATTTACATGGCATATTCAATAATAGAGAAGAGGAACGGAATTTTTGTCTGGTGCCTGACGATGATTCTGACAGTTCTTCTGCTCTCTGCAACCCTCTTTATAATTCGCCCGGATTCAGAAGTGCAGATATATATGACGGTTGCAACCGGAATTATTGCATTACTGATAAACGGTTCATATTTTGCTATGATAAAGAGATATCCGGCATTCAACCCAAATGATACAGTAATTACCGGCACCAGCGACCGGAGATATTCCGAATATTTCAGTGATAAAAACCTGATGAAGGATCAGAATACAAAACTGTCATCATTCCCCGATATTTTAAAAGAGAGATATATGCAGGACGAATTTATCGGAAGGGGAGGTATGGCAAAGGTCTTTAAGGTGAAGAGAAGAAGAGACGGCAAAATTGTGGCCCTTAAAATTCCCATCTATCTTGATGAGAAGACCGGAATTAACCTCTTTCGGGAGATGAACATATGGAAAAATCTTGACCACAAAAACATTGTCCACGTCTTTGACCTGAATATTCTTCCGGTGCCATTTGTGGAGATGGAATATTTCAGAGATTCGCTGGCCGGCCTCAAAAAACCGGCAGATGAAAGGGAATCTGCCGCCATAATCTCCGGAATTGCAGAGGGCCTCTCTTATGCCCATGAAAGAGGCATAGTCCACAGGGACATCAAACCCCAGAATATACTGCTTACAGAAGATAATATTCCAAAGATTGCCGACTGGGGTCTTGGAAAACTTGTAATGGAGAATACTGAAACAGGCACAATGGCCTTCTCGCTCCATTATGCTGCACCGGAACAGGTGCTGCCAAAGAGATTTGGCAGATGTGACAGAAGAACGGATATATTCCAGCTCTCCGTAATCTGTTATGAACTCCTGACAGGAGAACTGCCCTTCTCCGGCGATGGAATAGGAGAGTTCACCACCGCAATAATATCTGACGAGCCAAAGCCGCCATCTTATTACAGTCCGGAATTACAGAAATACGATGATTTCATCCTGAAAGGACTTGAAAAGTATCCGGATAACAGATACAGTTCAGTTGAGGAATTTATATCTGCACTGAAAAAATGCAGATAA
- a CDS encoding transposase: MFFQHFGACRFIYNWGLENKIRTYETDGKSISRFALQKMLPDLKSEHAWMKDVNSQSIQSALLNLENAFTRFFREKKGFPKFKSRKDPVQSFSVPQHYIVNFDAHKIKLPKIGWVKTKLHRKYEGVEKTATVSVTSTGKFFISILIDDGQEQPPAQYFDVNTTVGVDVGIKDFAILSNGEKIDNPRYLKQSLLRMKVLQKRLSRKQKGSNNRNKAKNAVAKIHEKIHNQRSDFQHKLSFRLVCENQAIALETLNVEGMLKNHKLAQHIADASWSSFVTQLEYKAQKQGKTILRIGQFEPSTKICSECGYYNRDLTLSDRDWICPDCGIHHDRDINAAINIRKFALDRQNLIGI, translated from the coding sequence ATGTTCTTTCAGCATTTTGGTGCCTGTAGGTTCATCTACAATTGGGGTTTGGAAAATAAAATCCGAACTTATGAAACAGATGGAAAATCAATATCGAGATTTGCATTACAAAAAATGCTACCTGATTTGAAATCAGAGCATGCATGGATGAAAGATGTCAATTCACAATCAATACAGAGTGCATTGTTAAATCTTGAGAATGCATTTACTCGTTTCTTCCGGGAAAAGAAAGGATTTCCAAAATTCAAATCCCGGAAAGATCCAGTGCAGTCATTTTCAGTTCCACAACACTACATTGTGAATTTTGATGCCCATAAAATTAAATTACCTAAAATTGGATGGGTTAAAACAAAATTACACAGGAAATATGAAGGAGTTGAAAAAACTGCAACAGTGTCAGTCACCTCAACGGGCAAATTTTTTATTAGTATTTTGATAGATGATGGGCAGGAGCAACCTCCTGCACAATATTTTGATGTAAATACAACCGTGGGTGTTGATGTAGGTATCAAAGATTTTGCAATACTTTCCAATGGGGAAAAGATTGACAATCCCCGATATTTGAAACAGTCACTTCTCCGAATGAAAGTGTTACAAAAACGATTGAGTAGAAAACAAAAAGGTTCTAACAACAGAAATAAAGCAAAAAATGCAGTAGCAAAAATTCATGAAAAAATTCACAATCAAAGAAGCGATTTCCAGCACAAACTCTCTTTTAGATTAGTATGCGAGAACCAAGCAATTGCACTGGAAACTTTGAATGTTGAAGGGATGCTAAAAAATCATAAACTGGCACAACATATTGCTGATGCATCATGGAGTTCATTTGTTACTCAATTGGAATATAAAGCACAAAAACAAGGTAAAACTATCTTACGGATTGGACAATTTGAACCATCTACAAAAATCTGTAGTGAATGTGGATATTACAACAGGGATTTGACTTTATCTGATAGGGATTGGATTTGTCCGGATTGTGGGATACATCATGACCGGGATATTAATGCCGCAATAAATATCAGGAAATTTGCTCTTGATAGACAAAATCTAATTGGAATATAA
- a CDS encoding DUF169 domain-containing protein, translating to MADEMRTKIDYETISKTLVDNLHLRIKPVAVKFAKSEDAIPENVPEIEEAARHCQMVVSAGKEDKIFYAKPDRHLCAGGAWALGLKELTPTLQSGEFYYKLGKFDTWAACSRTISSIPRIKNPVGDKPVTYASLYAPLDKTPFDPHVVVVIAQPISLLKFAQSVLYHTGGRFKAEFSGIQSVCADACAQPYMTGEPNVSLGCDGSRKFSGIEDDLMVMGIPVEKLDEIATALTIVVGAAGSKK from the coding sequence ATGGCTGACGAAATGAGAACAAAAATTGATTATGAAACGATATCAAAGACACTTGTTGACAACCTGCACCTCAGGATAAAACCTGTTGCAGTCAAATTTGCAAAATCAGAGGATGCAATTCCGGAGAATGTTCCGGAGATTGAAGAGGCGGCAAGGCACTGCCAGATGGTTGTCTCCGCAGGCAAGGAAGACAAAATATTCTATGCAAAACCTGACAGGCATCTCTGCGCCGGCGGTGCATGGGCACTTGGATTAAAGGAGCTGACACCAACACTTCAGAGCGGTGAATTTTACTACAAACTTGGAAAGTTTGATACATGGGCAGCATGCAGCAGAACAATCTCAAGCATACCGCGCATCAAAAACCCTGTAGGCGACAAACCCGTAACCTACGCATCACTCTACGCTCCGCTTGACAAAACACCCTTTGACCCGCATGTAGTTGTAGTGATTGCGCAGCCAATCTCACTGCTGAAATTTGCACAGTCAGTCCTATACCATACAGGCGGAAGATTCAAGGCTGAATTCTCAGGCATACAGTCAGTATGTGCAGACGCATGTGCACAGCCATACATGACAGGCGAGCCAAACGTATCACTCGGATGTGACGGTTCGAGAAAATTCTCCGGCATAGAAGACGATCTCATGGTCATGGGAATTCCGGTTGAGAAGCTTGACGAGATCGCAACAGCACTCACAATTGTTGTCGGCGCTGCCGGCTCAAAGAAATAA
- a CDS encoding glutamate synthase-related protein: MSIGSVPVKFKVTIDNDRCMLCERCIENCSYGVFRREGQKIVPDSRKCTACHRCVAMCPRDAIDLEEKPNDYRSHPLWTREAREAIYNQAKSGKIILSGMGNALDYPIIFDRLVLDACQVTNPSIDPLREPMELRTYIGKKPERINIKKNNSGDYDLNTEIAPNLKLETPVMIGHMSYGAISLNAQKALAKAVSSVGTFMGTGEGGLHKDLYPYQSNMIVQVASGRFGVDINYLERGAAIEIKIGQGAKPGIGGHLPGEKVAEDVSKTRMIPLHSDAISPAPHHDIYSIEDLVQLVRSLKEATEWKKPVFVKIAAVHNVAAIAAGIARSSADAVVIDGFKGGTGAAPRVFRDHVGMPVEVAIATVDKILREQGIRNEVSVIASGGIRDSADVTKAVALGADAVYIGTAALIAMGCRVCGSCYRGLCPWGIATQRPELVSRLNPDEAAVNVANLINGWTLELAELMGAAGINSIESLRGNRDRLRGYMLDEGILDVLDVKMIGA; the protein is encoded by the coding sequence ATGAGTATCGGAAGTGTTCCTGTCAAATTCAAAGTGACAATTGACAATGATCGCTGCATGCTCTGTGAACGGTGCATTGAGAACTGTTCATACGGCGTTTTCAGAAGGGAAGGGCAGAAGATAGTCCCTGACTCCAGAAAATGCACGGCATGCCACAGATGTGTTGCCATGTGCCCGCGTGATGCCATTGACCTTGAGGAGAAGCCCAATGACTACAGGAGCCATCCTCTCTGGACAAGGGAAGCCAGGGAGGCAATATATAATCAGGCGAAGAGCGGAAAGATCATTCTCTCCGGAATGGGTAATGCTCTTGATTATCCAATAATTTTTGACAGGCTTGTTCTTGATGCCTGTCAGGTTACAAATCCAAGCATTGATCCATTAAGGGAGCCGATGGAGCTTAGGACATATATCGGGAAGAAACCTGAACGGATAAATATTAAAAAGAATAATTCCGGAGATTACGATCTTAACACGGAGATTGCTCCGAATCTGAAGCTTGAAACTCCTGTGATGATTGGCCATATGAGCTATGGTGCAATATCCCTCAATGCCCAGAAGGCACTTGCAAAGGCTGTGAGCAGTGTAGGGACGTTCATGGGTACAGGAGAAGGTGGTCTTCACAAAGATCTCTACCCATACCAGAGCAATATGATTGTCCAGGTCGCATCCGGACGTTTTGGTGTTGATATCAATTACCTTGAGAGAGGTGCGGCAATTGAGATCAAGATCGGACAGGGTGCAAAGCCGGGTATCGGCGGCCACCTTCCCGGAGAGAAGGTTGCTGAAGATGTCTCAAAGACGAGGATGATTCCGCTTCACAGTGATGCAATAAGTCCTGCACCTCATCATGATATCTACAGTATTGAGGACCTGGTGCAGCTTGTAAGGAGTCTAAAGGAAGCTACAGAATGGAAAAAACCGGTCTTTGTAAAGATTGCTGCGGTTCATAATGTAGCTGCAATCGCAGCCGGAATCGCCCGTTCATCTGCTGATGCGGTAGTTATTGACGGTTTTAAGGGCGGAACAGGTGCTGCACCGAGAGTATTCCGTGACCATGTGGGCATGCCTGTAGAGGTTGCAATTGCGACAGTTGATAAGATCCTCAGAGAACAGGGCATCAGAAATGAGGTGTCAGTCATTGCAAGCGGTGGTATCCGTGACAGTGCTGATGTCACAAAGGCTGTTGCACTTGGTGCAGATGCGGTGTACATCGGTACTGCCGCACTTATTGCAATGGGCTGCCGCGTCTGCGGCTCGTGCTACAGAGGGCTTTGCCCATGGGGTATTGCAACTCAGAGGCCGGAGCTTGTCAGCCGGCTCAATCCTGATGAAGCTGCTGTAAATGTTGCAAACCTGATTAACGGGTGGACACTTGAGCTTGCAGAGCTTATGGGTGCTGCCGGTATCAATTCGATTGAAAGCCTGAGAGGAAACCGTGATCGCCTCAGAGGCTATATGCTTGATGAAGGGATTCTGGATGTTCTTGACGTAAAGATGATAGGTGCATAA
- a CDS encoding P-II family nitrogen regulator, which produces MKKIEAVIRPEKLEKVSEALLDKGHHAMTVTEVRGRGAQRGIALQFRGKEILVDLIPKVKIEIVTEDKNVDDIVDIIKTYAHTGKNGDGKIFVYDIEKCLTVRDE; this is translated from the coding sequence ATGAAGAAAATTGAAGCAGTAATCCGTCCGGAAAAACTTGAAAAAGTATCTGAAGCCCTTCTGGATAAGGGACATCATGCAATGACAGTAACTGAAGTACGCGGACGTGGTGCCCAGCGCGGAATTGCACTTCAGTTCAGGGGAAAAGAGATACTGGTAGATCTCATACCCAAAGTAAAGATAGAGATTGTGACTGAAGATAAAAATGTAGATGATATTGTGGATATCATTAAGACATACGCACATACCGGAAAGAACGGTGACGGAAAGATCTTTGTTTATGACATTGAAAAATGCCTCACTGTCAGAGATGAGTGA
- a CDS encoding ammonium transporter, translating into MINSGDTAFIIICTAMVMLMTPGVGLFYAGMVRRKSVISMITLAFVAFAVVSIQWVLFGYSLAFGPDIAGFIGGLDHVGLAGVGLDGDGIPDILFMVFQLVFAGLTLAILTSGFAERVKLSSFIVFGLLWTTLVYDPLAHWAWGGGWASQLGALDFAGGTVVHISSGFGALAAALVIGKRLGFGQETMEPANIPLTLLGGALLWFGWFGFNAGSELAADGIAANAFTVTLVAASAGALAWMGASWIKGKPSSLGMISGAIAGLVAITPACGFVDTMSAIVIGAVAGLLCYAALLFRLKKGLDESLDAWAIHGVGGFWGAIATGIFATAAICGIDGLIYGNVNQFVIQLIDAGVAVVYAFVVTYVIAMLVEKTIGLRVEEEEEYVGLDIAQHGESVRM; encoded by the coding sequence ATGATTAACAGTGGAGATACAGCATTTATAATAATCTGTACCGCAATGGTCATGCTGATGACACCAGGTGTCGGACTGTTCTACGCAGGAATGGTTCGCAGAAAAAGTGTCATCTCAATGATCACTCTTGCATTCGTTGCCTTTGCGGTTGTTTCGATTCAGTGGGTTCTCTTCGGGTACTCACTTGCATTTGGCCCCGACATTGCGGGTTTTATAGGTGGACTTGATCACGTTGGTCTTGCCGGAGTCGGCCTTGATGGTGACGGAATACCTGACATTCTGTTCATGGTCTTCCAGCTTGTCTTTGCCGGACTTACACTGGCAATCCTGACATCAGGTTTTGCTGAAAGGGTGAAGCTGAGTTCATTTATTGTATTCGGACTTCTCTGGACAACACTGGTCTACGACCCGCTTGCACACTGGGCATGGGGAGGCGGCTGGGCATCTCAGCTCGGAGCGCTTGACTTTGCCGGCGGAACAGTTGTTCACATCAGTTCCGGTTTTGGAGCGCTTGCCGCTGCCCTTGTAATCGGAAAACGCCTCGGTTTCGGGCAGGAGACTATGGAGCCTGCAAACATACCACTTACCCTGCTTGGTGGAGCATTGCTCTGGTTTGGATGGTTTGGTTTCAATGCCGGAAGTGAACTGGCAGCAGACGGAATTGCAGCAAACGCATTCACAGTAACACTTGTTGCAGCTTCAGCAGGTGCACTTGCCTGGATGGGAGCATCATGGATTAAGGGCAAACCAAGCTCACTTGGAATGATCTCAGGTGCAATAGCAGGACTTGTGGCAATAACACCCGCCTGCGGTTTTGTTGACACAATGTCCGCAATTGTAATAGGTGCTGTTGCAGGTCTGCTCTGCTACGCTGCACTTCTCTTCCGTTTAAAGAAGGGCCTTGATGAATCCCTCGACGCATGGGCAATACATGGAGTAGGAGGATTCTGGGGTGCCATTGCAACAGGAATATTCGCAACCGCTGCAATATGCGGAATTGATGGGTTAATATATGGAAACGTAAACCAGTTTGTAATCCAGCTGATTGATGCAGGTGTTGCAGTAGTATATGCATTCGTTGTGACCTATGTGATTGCAATGCTTGTGGAAAAGACGATCGGACTCCGTGTAGAAGAGGAAGAGGAATATGTCGGTCTCGACATTGCCCAGCACGGTGAATCAGTGCGCATGTGA
- a CDS encoding class II glutamine amidotransferase, with amino-acid sequence MCGIISVIDRSGSSMDGGAIKKALAQMNERGNGEGAGYAVYGAYPDYKEYYALHVFYDNLAESKTAVEAILEKWGHIEHSEEIPTYEQSRLKKTQIPWRYFFRPDASLISGGISGEKDAVIRIINTVNTSVNGALIFSSGKDVGIFKASGWPEEVADFYRIEDYEGYIWLGHNRYPTNTGGWWGGAHPFNLLDCSVVHNGEITSYGTNVRYIESFGYKCTMLTDTEVVAYLLDLLGRKHELPVDLAVKALAPPFWDEIDRMDISKKELYTALRMAYGSALMNGPFAIVVANSDSIMGFTDRIKLRPMVAAEYGDRMYISSEEAAIRTMEPVLDSVWMPTAGEPVIGRLRR; translated from the coding sequence ATGTGTGGAATTATCAGTGTAATAGATCGCTCCGGTTCGTCTATGGATGGCGGGGCGATAAAAAAAGCCCTCGCACAAATGAATGAGCGTGGAAACGGAGAGGGTGCAGGATATGCCGTTTACGGGGCATATCCTGATTATAAAGAATACTATGCCCTTCATGTCTTTTATGACAACCTTGCAGAGTCAAAGACTGCGGTTGAGGCCATACTTGAAAAGTGGGGTCACATAGAACATTCTGAAGAGATACCGACGTATGAGCAGTCAAGGCTTAAGAAAACCCAGATCCCCTGGAGGTATTTTTTCAGACCGGACGCTTCACTAATTAGTGGCGGAATTTCCGGTGAAAAGGACGCAGTAATCAGAATAATCAATACTGTTAATACTTCAGTTAATGGTGCATTGATCTTCTCCTCAGGCAAAGATGTAGGTATTTTTAAGGCATCAGGGTGGCCTGAGGAAGTTGCTGACTTTTACAGGATTGAAGATTATGAGGGATATATCTGGCTTGGACATAACAGATACCCCACAAATACAGGTGGATGGTGGGGCGGTGCACATCCTTTCAACCTTCTTGACTGTAGTGTTGTCCACAACGGTGAAATAACATCGTACGGCACAAATGTGCGCTATATTGAAAGCTTTGGCTATAAATGCACAATGCTTACAGATACCGAAGTTGTGGCATACCTGCTTGACCTTCTCGGAAGGAAGCATGAACTGCCCGTTGACCTGGCAGTCAAGGCGCTTGCGCCTCCTTTCTGGGATGAGATTGACAGGATGGATATCAGCAAAAAAGAGCTGTATACTGCCCTGAGGATGGCATATGGCTCAGCACTTATGAACGGGCCATTTGCCATTGTGGTTGCAAATTCTGACAGCATAATGGGCTTCACGGATCGTATTAAACTGAGGCCCATGGTAGCCGCAGAATATGGCGATCGTATGTATATCTCAAGCGAAGAAGCAGCAATAAGAACGATGGAGCCTGTTCTTGATTCTGTATGGATGCCAACAGCCGGAGAACCTGTTATCGGGAGGCTTAGAAGATGA